The following DNA comes from Candidatus Binatia bacterium.
GCGGGCGCTAAAAGCTGAAGCCGTCGATTTCCTGCAAAAGTCGGCGCCGCCCAAGCTGTTGCTGGAGCGCATCCGTGCGGCGATCAACAGCGACCGCCAGGCACGCGCGGTGACCACCGAACGCGCCGTCGTGATGGAGCGACTGGCGCACCTCACGCCCCGCGAGCGCGAAGTAATGGAGTTGCTGATCGCGAGCAAACCGTCCAAGGAGATCGCGGCGGCGTTGCATGTCAGCGTCCGCACCGTCGAAGGGCACCGCCGCATGGTGCTCTCGAAGATGAACGTCGCCTCGGCCGCCCAGCTGGTCCGCACCGTGCTGAGCGCGCGCGAAGCCGATTCGCACACGTAGATCCTGACGCGACGCAGTCGTCCCATGCGCGGTCGCAGGGCCGGCGTGAGGGCGTACGACCGCCCGCGTAGAACCACGCGCGTAGTAATACGAGCTTACCGCGCTGCCGTCCGTTGTGTAACTTGTGCAGAAGGAGACCTTGCCATGCATGCGAATCTTAATGTTGAGGGAGTTCCCATTGG
Coding sequences within:
- a CDS encoding response regulator, with amino-acid sequence MTAAATVFVVDDNVGVRKSLRALLESVGLAVETYASGEEFLTAYEPERPGCLVLDVRLRYGSGLDVQDELRRRKTTLPIIVLTGHGYVSSSVRALKAEAVDFLQKSAPPKLLLERIRAAINSDRQARAVTTERAVVMERLAHLTPREREVMELLIASKPSKEIAAALHVSVRTVEGHRRMVLSKMNVASAAQLVRTVLSAREADSHT